Proteins from one Oncorhynchus masou masou isolate Uvic2021 chromosome 12, UVic_Omas_1.1, whole genome shotgun sequence genomic window:
- the tlcd5b gene encoding TLC domain-containing protein 5: MILLEVCCCLIGWISLYFAFCYLNGQRGKEWNCRLVTLTHGILIVCLTAYISFIDGPWPLTHAGTENTPLQILALVVSLGYFLFDFGWCICVRTEGSVMLAHHTMSIAGILLALGLGKSAVETCAVIFGSEITNPLLQARWFLRQVGRYDSLWGDAVDLLFILLFALVRVGVGGMMLYCELTSPRPSLIMKGGGLAMYTLAWVFMVDIAKFACKKSRTKYKRWHEMCKLGEVNGHTGKTE; this comes from the exons ATGATACTTTTGGAGGTGTGCTGCTGCCTGATTGGCTGGATTTCACTCTACTTTGCATTCTGTTACCTGAATGGCCAGCGGGGCAAGGAGTGGAACTGCAGGCTGGTGACACTGACACATGGGATCCTCATAGTATGTCTTACTGCATACATTAGCTTCATCGATGGGCCCTGGCCTTTAACACATGCAG GTACAGAGAACACCCCGCTCCAGATCCTGGCCCTGGTGGTTAGTCTGGGCTACTTCCTATTCGACTTTGGCTGGTGCATCTGCGTCCGTACCGAGGGCTCTGTCATGCTGGCCCACCACACCATGAGCATCGCAGGCATCCTGTTGGCGCTGGGCCTGGGCAAGTCGGCAGTGGAGACATGTGCCGTGATTTTCGGCAGCGAGATCACCAACCCCTTGCTGCAGGCCCGCTGGTTCCTCCGGCAGGTGGGCCGCTACGACAGCCTGTGGGGGGATGCGGTGGACCTGCTCTTTATCCTGCTCTTTGCCCTGGTGCGTGTAGGCGTGGGTGGCATGATGCTCTACTGTGAGCTCACCTCTCCCCGGCCCAGCCTCATCATGAAGGGAGGGGGCCTGGCCATGTACACACTGGCCTGGGTCTTCATGGTGGACATTGCCAAGTTTGCCTGCAAGAAAAGCAGGACAAAGTACAAGAGGTGGCATGAGATGTGCAAGTTGGGAGAGGTGAATGGACACACAGGGAAGACTGAGTGA